In Pseudomonas nunensis, a single window of DNA contains:
- a CDS encoding helix-turn-helix transcriptional regulator, whose amino-acid sequence MYKKEKSETLKNNVRYLIKSRGETQLSLCNSSGLTRTTIYNLLEGRVINVQQSTIRKISDFFGVSYKEIENVDFEEREIIESNISLEGNMNPAAVPIIKESLLIQSLDKRIGELATISPLTYYFGVACNLIGVLLENEISGANESGDLLIVKKGLSNTDKEKLMYNRATKKLFISGDCLLESEEICIVGEVIEERFNG is encoded by the coding sequence ATGTACAAAAAAGAAAAATCCGAAACACTCAAGAATAACGTCAGATATTTGATAAAGAGTCGTGGAGAAACACAGCTGTCTTTGTGCAATTCAAGTGGGTTGACCAGAACTACCATATATAATCTATTAGAAGGTAGAGTGATAAATGTACAGCAATCCACCATTCGCAAAATTTCCGATTTTTTTGGCGTTTCGTACAAAGAGATAGAAAATGTAGATTTTGAAGAGAGAGAAATAATCGAGAGTAATATCTCTTTGGAAGGGAATATGAATCCTGCTGCAGTTCCTATTATAAAGGAAAGCTTGTTGATTCAAAGTCTGGATAAGAGGATTGGTGAGTTGGCCACTATTTCTCCGCTGACATATTATTTTGGAGTGGCTTGCAATTTAATTGGTGTGCTTCTGGAGAACGAAATTAGCGGTGCCAATGAATCAGGCGATTTATTGATAGTGAAGAAAGGCTTGTCGAACACCGATAAAGAAAAACTGATGTACAACAGAGCAACTAAGAAGCTATTTATTTCCGGGGATTGTTTGCTGGAGTCTGAAGAAATTTGTATTGTGGGGGAAGTGATTGAGGAAAGATTCAATGGTTAG